Below is a genomic region from Microbacterium galbinum.
GCTCGAGGTCCTGGTGACCGCGGGGCTTGCCGACCTTGATCTTCACCCCGCCCATGCCGCGCTCCTTCGAGGCGACCGCGTGCGCGACGAGCTCGTCGACGGTGAGGTGCAGCCATCCGCCCTCGGTGTCGTACATCGGGATCGACGGCGAGGCTCCCCCGCCGGCGACCCACAGCGGCAGGCCGGCGCGGCGGGTCTTCGCATCCCACACCGCCGTGTCGACCGCGGCGAGCGCGAGCGCGGTGATCGGCCCGACGGTGGTGGCGCGGGTGATGCCGAACAGCGCGAGCCACACCGCTTCGGGCCTCTCGGCCTCCAGCCCGATGAGTGCGGGCAGGAGCGTCTCGCGCAGCAGGCTCAGCACCGCCCCGCCGCCCGTGCCGATCGTGTAGCTGTAGCCCACACCCTCGGTGCCGTCGGCGGTGCGGATCCGCACGAAGATCGTCTCCTGCTTGACGAAGGTCTGCAGGGCGTCGGTGCGCACGGTCTCGACCGGCAGGTCGACGAGCTGCGCCTCGACGTGCACGATCCGGCTGCCCGCCGTCACATCGGCGACGGCCGTGGTGGTGGTGGCGTCGAGGATGCTCGAGCCGGTGTTCTGCGATGCGTTCATCATCGTCCTCCGAGTCCGCCCAGGGTGACCCCCTTGATGAGCTGCCGTTGCAGCAGCAGCACGAGGATCAACGAGGGGATGACGGCGAGCGTCGACGCCGCCATGAGTAGCGACCATTGCGTGCCGAACTGGCCGGTGAACATCCCCAGCCCGAGCGGCACGGTCGCCATGTCCTGTGTGTTGATGATGATCAGCGGCCACAGGTACGAGTTCCAGTAACCGATGAACGAGAAGACCGCGAGCACGCTCAGCGGTGCGACCAGCTGCGGCAGCAGCACCGACCAGAGCGTGCGCAGGCGCGAGGCGCCGTCGATGAGCGCGGCCTCCTCGTACTCGATCGGGATCGTGAGGAAGAACTGGCGCATGAGGAACGTGCCGAACGCGGTGAAGGCGAACGGGATGATGAGCGCGCCGTAGGTGTCGTTCCAGCCCCAGCTGTTGATCATGATGAACAGCGGCACGACGAGCACCTCCTGCGGCAGCACGAGCGTGAGCACGAACAGCAGGAAGAGCTTGTCGCGGAACTTGAAGCGCAGCCGCGAGAAGGCATAGGCCGAGAGCACGGCGACGACGACCGAGAGCGCGGCACCGGCGATCGCGACGATGAGCCCGTTGAGGATGAAGCGCCCGAAGGGCACGACCGTCCACGCCTCGACGAAGTTCGCCCAGCGGATCTCGGACCCGAAGATCTGCGGCGTCGCCGTGAAGACCTCGTTCTCGGGCTTGAGGGCGGTGAGGAACATCCAGATGAAGGGGAACGCGAAGATCAGCGCGACGAGCGCGATCGCGGCGGTGTTCAGCCACTCCTTGAGGGTCGATCGGCGCTGGTGCCGACGGCGCGGCAGGATCAGCAGCGCGGTCGCCGAGAGGTCACGATCACTCATAGTTCACCCACTTGCGCTGGCCGACGAACTGCAGGGCCGTGATGAGCATCACCACGACGAAGAGGATCCACGCGAGGGCGGAGGCGTAGCCGAGCCGGTCGAAGACGAAGCCGTTGCGGTAGAGGTACAGCACGAACGTGTTGGTGCTCTCGCCCGGGCCGCCCTGTGTGAGGAACAGCGGTTGGACGAAGACCTGGAAGGCGCCGATCATCGTCATGGTCGAGCAGAAGAAGAGCGAGGGCGAGAGCAGCGGGAGGATGATGTACCGCAGTCGTTGCCAGGCGCTGGTGCCGTCGATGCGGGATGCCTCGAGCAGCTCTTTCGGGATGGCGCTGAGTCCCGCCGACAGCACGATGACGTTGTAGCCGAACGACTGCCACACCGACATCGCGATCACCGAGGGCAGCGCCCAGGCCGAGTCGGAGAGCCAGTTGGGTCCGTCGATGCCGACGGTGGCGAGCATCGAGTTCACGAGCCCGTCCTGCGAGAGCAGCAGCCGCCAGACGAGGGCGTTCGCGACCATCGGGGTGATGACCGGGAGGAAGAAGATCACGCGCCACGCTCCCGCGGCCTTCATACGGGTATTGAGCCAGAGCGAGATCGTGAGAGCGACGAACAGGTTCAGCGCCGTGTAGACCACGGCGAAGATGACCGTGTTGCCGAGCACCGTGTAGAAGGTCGGGTCGCGGAACAGCTTGACGTAGTTCTCGAGGCCGATGAAATCCGGGTTTCCGAACAGCTTCCAGTCGAAGAGGCTGATGAAGGCCGACCCGAACAGCGGGGTGAGGATGAAGAGGACGAACCCGATCATCCCGGGGGCGAGGAACGCGACCGCCACCCACCCGTTCCCGCGCCGACGCGGCAGCCGCGGCCCCGGCGGGGCGGGGGCGCCGATGGGCACCCCCGCCACGCCGGGCATCGCGGAGGAGGCCGTGGCCTCGCTCCGGTCGCTCATGATCGCCATCCGCTCAGCCCGCGACCGAGTTCGTGATCGTGTCCATGATCTCCTCCGCCGTCAGCTCACCCCGGTAGCCCTGCACGCCGTACTGCGTCATCAGGGTCTCGACCTGGTTCCAGGTCGGGGTGGTGCGCTGCGGGGTCGCGTTCGAGAGCAGAGCCTCGACCACCTCCGACGAGCCCTCGGTCTTGCCCTCGGCCCAGGCCGGGAGCGCCTCGATGCGAGCGGGGACGATGCCGCGGGCCTCGGCCTGCTTCTCCTGCACCGAGAGCGAGGTGAGCGCCTCGATGGCCGCGAACGCCTCGTCGGGGCGGTCGCAGTTCGCCGCGATGCCGAAGCCGGAGCCGGCGGTCATCGCCGCGGCCTCACCGCTGGTCGACGGAACGATCGAGACGCCGAGGGTGAAGTCCGCGGCATCCGCGAAGCTGCCGTACATCCACGGCCCCTCGATGAGCATCGGCACCTCGCCGCTGGTGAAGGCCTGCTGCGAGACCTCCGAGCCGTCGGCGGCCTCGGGGGCCTTCGCGACGCCCTCGACCGCGACGAGGTCGAAGAAGCTCTGGATCTGCTCGACGAACTCGGGGTTGGTGAGGTCGAGCTCGCCGTCCTCGGTGACCGCGGGCACGCCGTCGGCCAGCGACCACGCGTTCGGGATGAAGATGCCGGGCGCGAGCGCGAGGCCCTTCTTGTCGCCGTCGGTGAGGGCCTTGGCATCCGACACGAACTGGTCGCGCGTGTAGGTCGCACCCGGCAGTTCGAGGCCGGCGGCCTGGAACGCCTCGACGTTGTAGAAGAGCACGATGGGCTCGGCGTCGTAGGGGATCGCACGGATCGTGCCGTCGACCGTCATGCCGCTGAGCATCGACTCGTCGATGTTCTCGATGTCGAAGCCGCTCTTCTCGATCAGGTCGTCGAGGGGCATGAGCAGGTCGCCGAGCTCCTGTGCACGGGCGGCCTGGGTCGTGAGCAGGCAGGGCGGGTTGGCACCCGAGAGGCGGGTCTTCACCTTGGTCCAGTAGTCGGAGAAGCTCGGCCCCTCGACCGAGATGTCGAGGTCGGGATCCTCGGCCTGCGCCCCGGAGATGAAGTCGGCCCACTGGGCCTGGTCGCCCTCGCTGGCGGCCCAGGTGTAGAGCACGAGCGGGCCGCTGGCCTCGCCGCCGCCTCCCCCGCCGCCGCCGCCGCTCGCGCACCCCGCGAGAGCGAGGGCGCTGAGGCCGGCGACGCCGGTGAGGATGAGGCGCTTCGCGCGCCGGTTCGAGACTGCATTCATACTGACTGCCTCCTTCATTGGATGCTGCAACTGATGCGTGTGTTGTTGAGGGGGTACTGCTCGGGTTACTGCGGTACTGCTCGGATCACTCGGGGATCACTCGGGTATCACTCGGTGGAGAAGTCGATGGCGACGACGTCGATGAGGGCACCGCTGGGGGATGCCGGCGCGACGATGCGCAGCTCGCCGGAGTCGTCGCCGGCGGTGGAGGCCTCGTGCACCTCGAAGCTGGCGTCGTGCTGCAGCTCGAGGCCGTCGGCGAGCCGGTGCACGCGGGTGATCCGCCGCACCGGCAGACCGCGCACGATGATCTCGTCGACCGGGATCGCGGTCAGGTGCAGGTAGAGGCGCCCTTCGCGGGCGGTGGTCGGACCGTGGAAATCGATGCCCTGCGTGGGCTCCACGCCGATCACGGACTCGGCGTGCGCCTGCATCCAGTCGGCGAACTCCTGCAGGCGCTCGTTCTCGACCTCGGGCAGCGTTCCGTCGGGGCCGGGGCCGACGTTGAGCAGCAGGTTGCCGCCGCGCTCGACCACGTCGATGAGGGTCACCAGCAGCGACCGCGCCGACTTCTCGTTGTCCGGGTGCGTGCGCCAGGCCCAGTGGTCGCCGATCGTGAGGCACAGCTCCCACGGACCGGTGGGCACCGTGAGCGGGAACCCCTGCTCGGGCGTGCGGTAGTCGCCCTGCCCGGGGAGGCGGTCGTTGATCACGACGTCGGGCTGCAGCTCCTTGATCAGGCGACGCAGACCCGGAGCGGTCCACTCCGCCGCCGAGCGCTCCCAGTCGCCGTCGAACCAGAGCAGGTCGATCGTGCCGTAGTTCGTGAGCAGCTCGGTCAGCTGCGCCCGCACGTACTCGAGGTAGCGCGACCACTCCTCGGGGCTGGAGCGACGGTGACGATCGGTGGCATCCGGGGTGTCGGCGAACTCGGGCATGCCGGCGGCGGGCCAGTGCTCGAGCTTGTAGGGCAGGTCTTCATCGCGGAACGCCGGGTAGTCGGGGTGGTTCCAGTCCGGGAGGCTGTAGTAGATGCCGACCTTGAGCCCCTCGGCGCGCACGGCGTCGACGAACTCGCGGGTGATGTCGCGACCGAAGGGGCCGTGCTCGACCCCGAAGTCCGACTGCTCCGTGAAGAACATGTTGTATCCGGCATGGTGGCGCGCGGTGAAGACGACGTACGTGGCACCGGCCGCCTTCGCGCGGCGAGCGAGGTCGGCGGCATCCCAGTTCTGCGGGTCGAACGTGGGCGCGGTGGCCTGGTATTCGGCGACGGTCACCGCGTCGTCGACGGCATCCACGCCCGGGATGATCGAGCGGCCGACCAGCGGCCAGGAGATCTCGATGCCCTGCTGGGATGCCTGGTCCCAGTGCACGAAGATGCCGAAGCCCGCGCCGCTGAACCATTCACCGCCGGGGATGCGGGTGGTGGGGCGTCGGAAGTCTGCCGGTGTCATTGAAGCTCCTCGTTGAGTTCCAGATTTCCTATAGGATAGGTGATAGTCGAAGCAGTTCACAAGGGTGTGACGAAAGGTGCCGATGATGGCCATGTTCAAGACCGATCCTGTTCGCCCCGCGGAGTACCGCGCGTTCGAGCGCCCGCTGCCGGAGTGGTTCCGCGGTTCGGCGCTGGGGATCTTCGTGCACTGGGGGCCGTACTCGGTGCCCGCCTGGGCCGAGCCGACGGGCGAGCTCGGGGCCGTGCCGCGCGAGGAGTGGTACGCCCACAACCCCTACGCCGAGTGGTACGCCAACACGATCCGCATCGAGGGATCGCCCGCGCAGCGGCACCAGCAGGAGGTGCACGGCGGAGCCCCCTACGACGATTTCCTCGACCAGTGGAAGGCCGAGGAGTTCGACGCCGACGAGGTGCTCGCGGTCGTCGCCGCGACCGGCGCCGGCTACTTCATCCCCACCACCAAGCACCACGATGGCGTCACCCTGTGGGACGCCCCAGCCACCGACGGGCGCAACACCGTCGCCCGCGGACCGCAGCGCGACCTGATCGCCGAGTTCGCCGACGCCACCCGCGCCCGCGGCCTGCGTTTCGGTGTCTACTACTCCGGCGGTCTCGACTGGCACTTCTCCGATCTGCCGCCCATCGACCGCGACGACGCCCCGGCCCCCGACGACCTCGCCTACGCCGAGTACGCGCACGATCACGTCATCGACCTCATCGACCGCTACCGCCCCGACATCCTCTGGGGCGACATCCGCTGGCCGCAGGCCGGGATCGAACCCGGGCCGAAGAGCCTCGCGCACGCGTTCCAGGCGTTCTATGACGCGGTTCCCGAGGGCGTCGTCAACGACCGGTGGGGCGAGTCGCACTGGGACTTCCGCACCAGCGAGTACGTGCACGGCACCGCGGTCGAGGTCGGCGAGGCGTGGGAGAACTGCCGCGGCATCGGCCTCTCGTTCGGGCACAACCGCAACGAGGGACCGGAGCACCTCCTCACCGCCGACGAGGCCGTGCGCCTGCTCGTCGACGTCGTGTCGCGCGGCGGCAACCTGCTGCTGAACATCGGACTCGAGGCATCCGGTCGCATCCCCGACGCGCAGCGGCAGACGCTCGAGGGGCTGGGCGAGTGGAACCAGCGGTTCGGGCATGCCGTCTTCGGCGCCCGGCCCGAGCCGCGCCTGCAGCCATCCGACGAGCCGTGGGTGCGCTGGACCCGCACCGACGGCGCCGTACACGCCGTGACCGATCAGCGCGGAAGCATCCGCCTGCCCGATCCCGACGGCCTGCTCGACGAGACGAGCGCGCGCATCGGTGACGAGCCGGTCTCGGCGTCGCGCGACGGAGATGCCATCGTGGTGGAAGCAGCGGATGCCGCGACCCCCGTCGCGATCTCCTTCCGCCCGCGCGACTGACCCGCACGACCGACGAAAGGATGCCCATGCGCATCGCCCTGCACTCCGAGATCCGCGACGGCGCGGTCGACGACTACCGCACGCACCACGCCCGGATCCCGGATGCCCTCGCGGCGACGTTCGCGCGCATCGGCATCCACGACTGGACGATCTGGCGGTCGGGACAGCGGCTGTTCCACCTGGTCGAGTGCGACGACTGGGATGCCGCGGTCGCCGCGCTTGACGAGGACCCGGCGAACGCCGAGTGGCAGAAGGACATCGGCCGCTTCGTCGAGCTGTTCCGCGGAGCCGACGGCACCGAGGGCTTCGCCCCGATCGAACAGGTCTGGGACCTCCGCGCCCAGGTCTCTTAGTTCCGCAGGGCGGGCCCTTCGACAGGCTCAGGGACCCAGTAGTGGGTCGCTGACAAGAACTGGGTCGCTGAGCCTGTCGAAGCGTCCCCCACGAGAACACCTTTAGTGCGGCGCTCTCAGAACAGCCCCACGAACGCCGTCACCAACAGCACGCCGCCGACCACGATCATGAACGCGCCCACCACCGCTATGCGCACGGGCGGTCGCCCGCGGAGCATGTCATCGGCCAAGGGTTCTCCGTAGAAGAGACGGATGCCGCGGTAGATGAGCCGCGCGAAAGAGCGCCGCACGAGGATCGCGATGATCCCGACGGCGACGAGCACTCCCCCGATGATGAAGTCCGGATTCACTCGCACGGCTCCGCGCTGTACGACCGGTCCGCGCGCATCCATCCGTCCGGCTGCCAGTCCTCGATCGACGCGACATCATCCTCGAAGAAGAACTGAGCGAACGACTGCACACCATCAACTTCGAGAGTGACAGCGATGTTGTCCGGATCCGAGGGGTATCCGGAATCGGCCGTGACGGTCAGCCCCGCGGGGAGCGCGGCGGTGTCGATGACCGATCCGCCGACGATCTCCGCCGAGCCCGACGCTTCGAACGAAACGTCGCCGCGCGCGGTGTTCGATCGCCGCGCCACCCACATGTCAACGAAGACGAGCGTTCCGGGATCACCGCAGTATGCAACGGCAAGATTTCCGTCCACCTTCGACAGCTTCAGTGGCGCGTCCGTGTACTCGCCAGGGAAAGGGAGGTTGCAGCCGGTGAGCCCGACAGCGAGAATCCCCGCTAGACCAATACCGGCGCAGATCCTCCGCATGCGGTGAACATTCCCCTGAGGCGTCGTCTCGCGGTTCCGCACGACGGCCCCGTCGACCCCACCACCGTCGTGGTTCACCCGCACGGCTCTTCGCTGTACGAACCGTCCGCGCGCATCCATCCGTCCGGCTGCCAGTCCTCGATCGACGCGACATCATCCGCGAAGAAGAACTGAACGCTCGACTTCATACCGTCGACCTCGACAGTGACGTCTATGTTGTCCAAGTCTGCGGGGAATCCTGAGTCGTCCGCGACGGTCATTCCGGAGGGGAGGGAGGAAGGCCCGATGATCGTTCCGGTGAGAATCTCCGCCGTTCCTGACGCTTTGAAGGCGACCTCACCATACGAGGTGTCCGACCGTTGCGCCCACCACATAACGACATAGACGAGCGTCCCGGGATCGCCGCAGTAGGCAATGGCCGGGCTCCCATCCACCTTCGACAACTTCAGCGGCGAGTTCGTGTACTCGCCCGGGAACGGGAGGTTGCACCCGGTGAGCCCGACAGCGAGCATCCCCGCTAGGCCGATACCGGCGCAGATCCTCCGCATGCGCTGACTATACAACCGGGGCCTCGTCGGGCGGTCGAGTGGAGCGGGGCCCTTCGACAGGCTCAGGGACCCAGCTCGCGTTCATCGCACCCCACGGGGTCGCTGAGCGTCACCCCACTGGGTCGCTGAGCCTGTCGAAGCGTCCCCCACGAGAACACTGTCGTGGCAGAGTAAGCCCGTGATGCGGACGTGGGTGCGAGAGCTCGGGGGCTGGGTGATGGCCGCCGCCGTGGCGCTCATCGTCGCCGCATCCGTCGCCTCCTCCGGCCGAGCCGACCTGCTGTTCCGCGACGGCGACTCGCTCATCGTGGCGATGCTCTCGCGTTCGCTGCTCGCCGGCGACTCGCTCGACTGGGCGATGTCGAGCGTGCTGTTCCTGCCCGAGACGGCGGTCTTCACCGGTCTCGACGCGGCCCTGCCGCTGGACCCGAACGCGCTCTTCGCCGTGAGCGCGGTCGTGAACCTGCTCGCCCTCTACGGCGCGCTTCGGCTCGTCGCCGGACGACGGCGCGAAAGCCGCGCACCGGTCGCCTGGTCGCTGGTCGCCCTCGCCGCGTTCGGCGCGCTCGCGATGACCGAGACCTCCGCCTCGCGCGACGCCCTCGAACTCGCCTCGCTGCAGCTCACGACCACGTACTACTCGGGGACCGTCGTCGGGGTCGTGCTCGTGCTCGGCATCGCCCGACGGATGCTCGACGGCGCCCGCCTCGTGCCGATGTCTCTCGTGCTCGGCGCCGTCACCCTCGTCTCGACGCTGTCGAACCCGCTGTTCGCCGCCTGGGCGACCGTGCCGCTCGGTGCGATCGCGATCGCAGGCTCCCTGCGCGCAGTAACGAGACGGCGGATGCTGACCGTTCTCGCTGCACTCATCGGCGGCACGGCACTCGGGTTCGCCGCGCGTATTCCGTTTTCGGCATGGATCGCGAACACCGGTGCCGGATACGCCCAGCCCGACCTCTGGCGCGAGTCGATCGGCTACTACGGAGACCTGCTCGCGGCGCGTCTCTCGACTCCGCTCGGCGTCGTCGGGCTCCTCCTCGTCCTCGCCCTGATCACGCGGGCCGTCGTGCAGACCGTGCGGGTCGACGACCCCGGCTCGCGATTCGTCGCCGTGGCTGCCTGGGTGTTGCCACTGCTGGTCGCCGTCGGCGCGATCGCGCTCGGCACGCACGCCGCGCGCTACCTGCAACCGCTCGCGTTCGCCCCGGTGCTCGCGTTCGTGGCGATGCCGAGCACGCTGCGGATGCCGGCACGACTCCGGCGACAGGCGGCGGCGGTCGCGGCGCTGATCCTGCTGGTCGGCGGCGGCCTCAGCATCCCCCGCCTGAGCGACGCCGCGAACGCACCCGATGCGGATGCCGCGTGCGTGACCGACTGGGTCGAGGCATCCGCCCGCACCGGCGCCGGGCAGTTCTGGACCGTTCGTCTGCCCAAGCTCCACCTCGACGACCCGTCGCAGCTCGTGCAGGTCGACCATCAGCTCAACGGCTACGCGTGGCTCGTGAACCGGACGGACTTCGACGCCGGCACCGTGTCGTTCCTCGTCGAGGATGCCCAGACGGTCGCGTGGGAACTGCCGATCCAAGCGATTCCCGACGAGGTCGTCGACTGCGGCCGCTACCGGATCCTCGACTTCGGCGAGACGGAACTGCCCCTGGGGCCGCAGCGCAGTTGACGTGCTGCGTGGTGGGTGCTTCGACAGGCTCAGCAACCCAGTTCTCGGCTCAGCAACCCAGTTTCCGCTACTGGGTCCCTGAGCCTGTCGAAGGGCCCCACCCCGAGAAGGGCCTCAGCGCGCCGGAACCCCGGTCGTCGTCCCGGGCCGGAACACGCATGTCAGGTTCTGCGTCTCCCCGGCCTCTCCGCCGAGCATCCGCGCGATCTGCTCGCCGGCGGCGCGCCCCTTCTCGACGGCCGGCTGCACGGTGGTGGTGAGCGACTGCCCGCCGAGCCCATCGATCGCGATGCCGTCGAACCCGGCGACCGACACGTCCTCCGGCACCCGCAGGCCGAGTTCCTCCGCGGCGCGGATCACGCCGACCGCGAGCAGGTCGCTCTGCGCGAGCACGGCGGTGGGCCGGGTCGCGGCGTCGGCGAGCAGCATCCGTCCGATGACGATGCCCTCGTCGATGAAGCTGCCGGATGCCGAGATCGCCGGAGCATCGGGGAAGACGCGACGCATGCCCTCGAGCCGGTCGACGGTCACCCCGACGGTCGCGGCGGCGAGGCGCTCGGGCGTGACGGGCCCGCGTTCGCGGTCGTGGCCGAGCGTGAGGGTGATGAGGGCGACTTCTCGATGCCCGAGGTCGTAGACGTGCTGGGCGACCTCGGCCGAGGCATCCGCGTTGTCGAGCGCGATGCGGGGGATCGTGCCGTCGCCCGGGTCGCCCTCGATCACGACCACCGGCAGGCCGCGACCGCGCACCACCTCGACGGACTCGCGCGTGCGACCCGACCAGCCGATCAGCACGTAGGCGTCGACCGGTGCGCTGGCGAGGCCGGGGCCGTCTTCGCCCGGCTCGTCGCGCATGAGCAGGATGCCGGCGCTGAGCTCGGCGAGCCCGTCGGCGAGACCGTCCATCATGGCGGTGGTGACGGGATCGAGGAAGGCGTTGCGCAGGTGCCCCTCGAAGACGACGGCGACGATGCCGCTGCGTCCGAGTCGTAGCGAGGCGGCTCGCGGATCGGGGCCCGCGTAGCCGAGGTCGGCGGCGGCGGCGAGCACGCGCTCGCGGGTGGCGTCGGCGACCTTGGCCTTGCCACTGAAGACGACGGATGCCGTCGACGTCGCGACTCCTGCCTCACGGGCGACGTCGGCGATGGTCGCGCGCCGAGGCGGCTCCTGACTGCTCATGCTTCGAGAATAGCCCGCCCGCCTTTCCGCGCGTCGAATCGATTCGATAGGATGACGCCCATGGATGCCGTCCTCACCCGCTCGCAGTTCGTCCGCTGGCGAGCCGCGATCTTCGCGATCTTCATGGCCAGCGGTCTGTCGATCGCCACGTGGGCGTCGCGCGTCCCCAGCATCAAGGCCGATCTCGACCTCGACAACGCGCAGGTCGGACTCATCCTGCTCGGCATGGGCATCGCGTCGATCATCGGCATCTCGACGAGCCCCGCCGTCATGGCCCGCACCGGAGCGCGCGTCGGCATGCTCGCGACGATGCTGATGTTCTCGGCCGGCATCGCGCTCGTCGGATTCGGGTCGACCGTGTTCGGCTCGGTGCCGCTCGTGCTCGCCGGCATGGTGCTCTTCGGATTCGGCAACGGATGCCTCGACGTCATGATGAACGTCGAGGCCACGGCGATCGAGCAGCAGATGGGCAAGACCGTGCTGCCGGTCTTCCACGCGTTCTTCAGCTTCGGCACTGTCATCGGGGCGGGAATCGGCGCCCTCGCGGCCTGGCTGCAGCTCACCGTCGCGACCCACGCGGGCATCATGGGCATACTGCTCGCTCTCGTCGCCGTCGCCACTTTCCTGCAGGTCCCGGTACGCAAGGCCGCGCTCGATCCCGAACCCGCCGAGAAGCCCGCCTGGCGCGAGCGCCTGCACACCTCGCTCGAGGCGTGGCGCGAGCCGCGCACCTACCTCCTCGGCGTCGTCATGCTGGGCATGGCCTTCGCCGAGGGCGGCGCGAACGACTGGATCGCTCTTGGCACCGAGCAGGGTCACGGTTTCACGACGGGCACCGGTGCCATCGCCCTCGCCGTCTTCTCGGTCGGGATGACCGTGGTGCGCCTGTTCGGCGGACCCCTCGTCGACCGCTTCGGCCGGGTGGCGGTGCTGCGCGTGCTCGCGGTGTCGGCGGCGAGCGGTGTGCTGCTGTTCATCCTCGCCCCGAACCTGCCCCTGGTGCTGGTCGGCGCGGCGCTCTGGGGCATCGGCGCCTCGCTCGGCTTCCCGATCGGCATGTCGGCCGCGGCCGACGACCCCGCCAAGGCCGCAGCCCGTGTCAGCGCCGCCGCGACCATCGGCTACGTCGCCTTCCTCGGCGGTCCACCCGTACTCGGTTTCATCAGCGAGCACATCGGCCTGCTCAACACGCTGTTCATCCTTGTCGTGCTGATCGTGGCATCCGGCCTGTTCTCCGGCGCCGCCCGCCCGCTCCGCGCCGACGAGAAGGTGTC
It encodes:
- a CDS encoding mandelate racemase/muconate lactonizing enzyme family protein, producing the protein MNASQNTGSSILDATTTTAVADVTAGSRIVHVEAQLVDLPVETVRTDALQTFVKQETIFVRIRTADGTEGVGYSYTIGTGGGAVLSLLRETLLPALIGLEAERPEAVWLALFGITRATTVGPITALALAAVDTAVWDAKTRRAGLPLWVAGGGASPSIPMYDTEGGWLHLTVDELVAHAVASKERGMGGVKIKVGKPRGHQDLERLRAVRDAVGDDLDIMVDANQSFTVSEAVRRARLFEQVDVFWFEEPLPAEDIEGHRQLARSTSVPIAVGESMYSIGHFREHLQRGGASIVQPDVARVGGITPWLKIAHLAESFNAPVAPHFLMELHVSLVCAIPNALYLEHIPQLRAVTTDELRIEGGRGWAPTTAGLGIAWDDEALGRLIVS
- a CDS encoding carbohydrate ABC transporter permease, whose amino-acid sequence is MSDRDLSATALLILPRRRHQRRSTLKEWLNTAAIALVALIFAFPFIWMFLTALKPENEVFTATPQIFGSEIRWANFVEAWTVVPFGRFILNGLIVAIAGAALSVVVAVLSAYAFSRLRFKFRDKLFLLFVLTLVLPQEVLVVPLFIMINSWGWNDTYGALIIPFAFTAFGTFLMRQFFLTIPIEYEEAALIDGASRLRTLWSVLLPQLVAPLSVLAVFSFIGYWNSYLWPLIIINTQDMATVPLGLGMFTGQFGTQWSLLMAASTLAVIPSLILVLLLQRQLIKGVTLGGLGGR
- a CDS encoding carbohydrate ABC transporter permease, with product MSDRSEATASSAMPGVAGVPIGAPAPPGPRLPRRRGNGWVAVAFLAPGMIGFVLFILTPLFGSAFISLFDWKLFGNPDFIGLENYVKLFRDPTFYTVLGNTVIFAVVYTALNLFVALTISLWLNTRMKAAGAWRVIFFLPVITPMVANALVWRLLLSQDGLVNSMLATVGIDGPNWLSDSAWALPSVIAMSVWQSFGYNVIVLSAGLSAIPKELLEASRIDGTSAWQRLRYIILPLLSPSLFFCSTMTMIGAFQVFVQPLFLTQGGPGESTNTFVLYLYRNGFVFDRLGYASALAWILFVVVMLITALQFVGQRKWVNYE
- a CDS encoding ABC transporter substrate-binding protein; its protein translation is MNAVSNRRAKRLILTGVAGLSALALAGCASGGGGGGGGGEASGPLVLYTWAASEGDQAQWADFISGAQAEDPDLDISVEGPSFSDYWTKVKTRLSGANPPCLLTTQAARAQELGDLLMPLDDLIEKSGFDIENIDESMLSGMTVDGTIRAIPYDAEPIVLFYNVEAFQAAGLELPGATYTRDQFVSDAKALTDGDKKGLALAPGIFIPNAWSLADGVPAVTEDGELDLTNPEFVEQIQSFFDLVAVEGVAKAPEAADGSEVSQQAFTSGEVPMLIEGPWMYGSFADAADFTLGVSIVPSTSGEAAAMTAGSGFGIAANCDRPDEAFAAIEALTSLSVQEKQAEARGIVPARIEALPAWAEGKTEGSSEVVEALLSNATPQRTTPTWNQVETLMTQYGVQGYRGELTAEEIMDTITNSVAG
- a CDS encoding alpha-L-fucosidase gives rise to the protein MTPADFRRPTTRIPGGEWFSGAGFGIFVHWDQASQQGIEISWPLVGRSIIPGVDAVDDAVTVAEYQATAPTFDPQNWDAADLARRAKAAGATYVVFTARHHAGYNMFFTEQSDFGVEHGPFGRDITREFVDAVRAEGLKVGIYYSLPDWNHPDYPAFRDEDLPYKLEHWPAAGMPEFADTPDATDRHRRSSPEEWSRYLEYVRAQLTELLTNYGTIDLLWFDGDWERSAAEWTAPGLRRLIKELQPDVVINDRLPGQGDYRTPEQGFPLTVPTGPWELCLTIGDHWAWRTHPDNEKSARSLLVTLIDVVERGGNLLLNVGPGPDGTLPEVENERLQEFADWMQAHAESVIGVEPTQGIDFHGPTTAREGRLYLHLTAIPVDEIIVRGLPVRRITRVHRLADGLELQHDASFEVHEASTAGDDSGELRIVAPASPSGALIDVVAIDFSTE
- a CDS encoding alpha-L-fucosidase gives rise to the protein MAMFKTDPVRPAEYRAFERPLPEWFRGSALGIFVHWGPYSVPAWAEPTGELGAVPREEWYAHNPYAEWYANTIRIEGSPAQRHQQEVHGGAPYDDFLDQWKAEEFDADEVLAVVAATGAGYFIPTTKHHDGVTLWDAPATDGRNTVARGPQRDLIAEFADATRARGLRFGVYYSGGLDWHFSDLPPIDRDDAPAPDDLAYAEYAHDHVIDLIDRYRPDILWGDIRWPQAGIEPGPKSLAHAFQAFYDAVPEGVVNDRWGESHWDFRTSEYVHGTAVEVGEAWENCRGIGLSFGHNRNEGPEHLLTADEAVRLLVDVVSRGGNLLLNIGLEASGRIPDAQRQTLEGLGEWNQRFGHAVFGARPEPRLQPSDEPWVRWTRTDGAVHAVTDQRGSIRLPDPDGLLDETSARIGDEPVSASRDGDAIVVEAADAATPVAISFRPRD
- a CDS encoding L-rhamnose mutarotase — its product is MRIALHSEIRDGAVDDYRTHHARIPDALAATFARIGIHDWTIWRSGQRLFHLVECDDWDAAVAALDEDPANAEWQKDIGRFVELFRGADGTEGFAPIEQVWDLRAQVS
- a CDS encoding LacI family DNA-binding transcriptional regulator; the encoded protein is MSSQEPPRRATIADVAREAGVATSTASVVFSGKAKVADATRERVLAAAADLGYAGPDPRAASLRLGRSGIVAVVFEGHLRNAFLDPVTTAMMDGLADGLAELSAGILLMRDEPGEDGPGLASAPVDAYVLIGWSGRTRESVEVVRGRGLPVVVIEGDPGDGTIPRIALDNADASAEVAQHVYDLGHREVALITLTLGHDRERGPVTPERLAAATVGVTVDRLEGMRRVFPDAPAISASGSFIDEGIVIGRMLLADAATRPTAVLAQSDLLAVGVIRAAEELGLRVPEDVSVAGFDGIAIDGLGGQSLTTTVQPAVEKGRAAGEQIARMLGGEAGETQNLTCVFRPGTTTGVPAR